In Chryseobacterium sp., the genomic window AACAAGCTAATCTTAAAAGAAAAAATATACGATAACAGGCAGGTATATAATTTGGTTTGCAGCATATAATAAAATAATTTACTTTTAATAATAATTTGTTTTAGAGAACAACTGAAGGCCTCCAAATAGTTATATATTTGTTTTTATTAAACCACACAAACCACAACATAACAACATTAAGGATGAGTATTGATTTTACAACAGCAACTTTTAAAGATTTTGAGAATATACCGGATTATGATATTGCTCAAAGAGCAGATTATTTTTATGAATTTCTAGACCATATGACCGCTAGAGGACATAATAATTACAGATTGAAAAATACGTCAGGAAGCAATGCAACATTAAATATAGATATTGCAGACCACAATAAAGAATATATCAGTTTTGTTTCCAGTGATTATTTAGGTTTTTCACAACATCCGAAAGTAAAACGGGCTGCTATTGAAGGAATTGAAAAATATGGAACAGGGACAGGAGCATCGCCCCTTATTGGCGGATATTTTGATTATCATAATGTTTTAGAAAAAAAAATCGCTCAGTTTTTTGGAAGGAATGAAGAGGAAGTAGTATTGTTTACTACCGGATATGCTGCTAATAGTGCTACTTTGCAGATTTTAATGCAGAAAGAAGATATTGCAATTTTAGATATGGGGGTACATGCAAGTGTACATGAAGGATGTGCTTTTACCAATAAAAAAACATTTCCGCACAATAATCTGGAAGCTTTGGAGCACATTTTGAAAATGTCTGAAAGTATGTACCGTACAAAGCTTGTTATCATCGATGGAGTATACTCTCAGGAAGGTGATACGTCGCGTGCGAGCGAGATTTATGATCTTGTAAAAAAGTATAATGCCTATCTCATGGTAGATGATGCTCATGGTGTTGGAGTGCTGGGAGAAACAGGAAGAGGAGCTCTGGAATATGATGATTTGTTGCAGAAAGTAGATTTTATAGCAGGAACATCTAGCAAAACGTTTGGTAATCTGGGAGGGTATATGATTACTAATAAAAAAATAGCATCTTTCCTTAAGTTCCAGTCAAGGCAACATATTTTTTCCGTAACAGCGCCGCCCTCTTCTGCAGGAATAGTAAAGGCGATTGATCTGATTGATGAAGAACCGTTTTGGAAAGATAAATTATGGAATAATATCAATTATTTTAAAAAGGGACTTGATGATTTAGGGTTAGATACAGGAATTACTTGTTCAGCAATTATTCCGGTGAAAATAGGGGACCAAAGTAAAATGTGGGATATAGGTAGAATATTGATAGAAGAAGGAGTCTATACAAACCCTATTATGTACCCTGCGGTACCAAGAAAAGACGCTCGAATCCGAATGACTGTGACCGCAAGACACGAAAAAGAACATCTTGACAAAACATTGAATGTCTTTGATGATATTAATAAAAAATTGCATATTGCGAAAAAATAATAAATTATGCCTAGAAAAGTAGTGCAAGGACCCATTAGGGACAAAGAAAAAACAAAACAAAAACTGCTTGCAGCAGTTGGTAAAATTTTGAGAGTAAAAGGCTATTCAGGTCTGAAAGTAAGTAAAATTGCAGCCGTAGCCGGATTTGACAAAAAGCTTATCTATGAGTACTTCGGAAGTACAGATAAACTTATTGATGAATACATAAAATCTCAGGATTATTGGAGTAAATTCAGTCCAAATATTGAAGAAGAAATACAGGTGGGAAAAGGTAAGGATGCCCTGACCCAAGGAATTCTTACTCAGTTTGAGAGCTTGAAGAAAAACAAAGAATTACAAAAAATTATTCTTTGGGAACTTTCTGAAAGTAAGCCAATACTTAAAAATATACTGAAGCAAAGAGAAGAGGTAGCTGCTAATTTATTCGAAAATGTAACGGATCCTTATTTCGGTGAAAATGCTACAAACGTCAGAGCGATGTTAGCTTTAATAGCAGCAGGAGTATACTATCTGAATTTATTTCCGGCATACAACGGAACGGAATTCTGTGGTATTGATATGAGAACTGAGGAAGGAAGAGGTGAAGTTGAAAAAGTGATTGTTGAGATTATAGACTATTACTACCAAACAAAACAATCAAAAAAATGATCATTAAAAGTTTTCCAATTTGAACAGAAATCAGTTTTTTGTTGATAATTTGAAAACTTTTAATTTTCAAATTAAAACTATATTTCTTACTTTTGACCAATGGAAAATTTTATAGTATCTGCAAGAAAATATCGCCCTCAGGAGTTTGATACGGTTGTTGGGCAATCCCATATTACGGATACTTTAGAACATGCAATAGAGGAAAGCCAGTTAGCTCAGGCTTTACTTTTTTGTGGTCCTCGTGGTGTGGGTAAAACTACTTGTGCCAGAATTTTGGCTAGAAAGATTAATGAAAAGGACGGTTCCGTTTCAGAAGATGGCTTTGCCTACAATATCTATGAACTGGATGCTGCTTCCAACAACTCTGTAGATGATATCAGAGAACTTATTGATCAGGTACGTTTTGCCCCTCAGGTAGGAAAATATAAAGTGTATATCATTGATGAGGTACACATGCTGTCTTCTGCAGCTTTCAATGCGTTCCTTAAAACACTTGAGGAACCGCCTGCACATGCCATTTTTATTCTGGCAACTACAGAAAAGCATAAAATCATTCCTACCATTTTATCCAGATGCCAGATTTATGACTTCAAAAGGATTATTATTGAAGACATTCAGGGGCATTTAAGAAATATTGCGCAGAAAGAAAATATCCAGTATGAAGATGATGCGTTGTATCTGATTGCTCAAAAGGCTGACGGGGCACTGAGAGATGCCCTTTCCATATTTGACAGGCTTTCTACTTTTTCCCAGAAAAACATCACGCTCGCTAAAGCTGCTGAAGTCCTTAATATTTTAGATTACGATCAGTATCTGAATATTGTAGACCTGGCTAAAGAAAACAAAATTCCCGAAGTCCTTTTTGCATTGAATGAAATTGTTAAAAAAGGCTTTGACCCCCATATTTTTATTGCAGGATTAGGAAATCATTTCAGAGATCTTATGATGGCACAAAATGCCGCCACCATAGAACTGATTGAGGTGGGCGAAAAAACAAAGGCCCGATTTGTAGAACAAAGCCAGAAATGGAACGCCCAGCAGCTGATCGATGCCATTGAGATCTGCAATCATGCGGATATCAATTATAAAAATTCAAAAAATCCAAGACTTACAGTTGAAATTGCACTGATGCAGCTGGCTTCTCTGACAGCTAATTCAGGCGATACTAAAAAAAAAAGTTCTTAATACTGGCTCCCTTTCTCAGTGAAAAGCAGGAAGTGAAAATTCCTGAAAAAGCTCCGGAGAAAAAAGAAACACCCGCAGCCCAACCTCCCATAAAATCCGACAGTCTGCAGGAAACCGCAGTACAAAAGACCAATAAACCTTTATCGAAACAGGGAGCCTCTTTAGGATTCAGTATCAATTCTTTCCTGAATACAGAAGAAAAAGTGACGGTAGAAGAAACCGTAACGGTAAAGACTGAACACCTTCCGCAAAACCATTTTACAGATACAGATTTACAAATGGAGTGGAATCTTATGCTTAAGCAGCTTCAGAGAAAAGACAGCTTTGTTTTCAATGCGGTAAAAACCTTTAAACTGCTCAAAGAAAAAGAGAATAAGATTAAAGTTTTATACCCGTCTGATTCTGCCAAAGTAGAATTTGATAAAATAAGTGGAGAATTTTTTAATCATTTCAGAAGAAAAGTTCACAACCACACGATTGAGGTAGATTACCTGAGAGACGTTGAAAATATGAAGATTGAAGTCGTTACCAAAAGAAAAATATTTGAAAAATTTATCGAAAAAAATCCACTTTTGAAAGATCTTGATGATTTAATGAAGTTTGATTTGACATAATTTTTATATATTTGTAAAATATTGTTGTGAAAAATAATTTTTTCGACAAAAACAAATAGTAACAAGAAACGCTAAAGCAAGACATTTCCAGCCCAAAAAATGGAAAAATTATTGAACTCATATCTGTCTTATTTTGCACCCGCTAATTATTTTTTTAGCGGTTATTTTAGCTTTTCTGCTTCTTATTATAGAAATTTCAGAACGTATTACCGATTTTATTGGTACTGTTAACTGAATTTCTTTCCAAAAAATACAGGAGGCGTAAAGCCCTTTTATTCTCCTGATTCCTTTAAAAACATTGAACGGCATTTTTTGAAAAGATTTATAAAGTAAATTTTATAATGAAAGGGCTGTGCTGTGAACTTAATAAAAATAAAAAAACAATACATTTAGAATATGAACTTAAAAGAATTAAAAAACGATTGGATCAATGGGCTTACACAGCCTTTGATGATTGCAGGACCATGTAGCGCGGAAAGCGAAGCTCAAATGCTTGAAACAGCTAAAAGAATTAAAGAATCAAATGCACAGGTTTCTGTTTTCCGTGCGGGAATTTGGAAGCCTCGTACTAAACCGAACGGTTTTGAAGGAGTAGGAGTGATCGGTTTGAACTGGCTGAAAAAAGTAAAAGAAGAATACGGATTTAAAACAGCTACTGAAGTAGCCAATGCCCACCATGTGTTTGCAGCACTGGAAGCAGATGTAGATGTTCTTTGGATCGGAGCACGCTCTACAGTGAATCCTTTTACTGTTCAGGAAATTGCGATGGCTTTAAGAGGAACAGATAAACCTGTGTTTGTGAAAAACCCTGTAAATCCAGACCTTGCACTATGGATTGGGGCATTGGAAAGGCTTTTAGGACAGGATATTAAAAACCTGGGTGTTATCCACAGAGGATTTTCAACATACCAGAAAACCAAATACAGAAACAACCCGAACTGGCAGATTGCTTTAGATTTCAAAAGCCAGTTTCCTAATATTCCGATGTTGATAGACCCTTCTCATATCTGTGGGAACAGAACAGGATTGGCAGATATTACTCAGGAAGCTCTTAACGTTGGATACCAGGGGGCTATTATTGAAACACACTCTAACCCGGATGAAGCATGGAGTGATGCTGCACAGCAAATTACCCCTGAGGTATTGGCTGAGCTTATCGGAAACTTAAAAGTTAGAAATCCAAACCTTGCAGGATTTGAAGGGGAAATGGGAAGACACAGGACATTGATTTCTGATATTGACTTCCAGTTAATTGAGCTGCTTTCCCAGAGGATGAAAATATCCGAAAAAATCGGTAAGCTTAAGAAAGAAAATGACATTGCCATCTTCCAGCCTGAACGCTGGAAAGTTATTACGGAATATGCCAGCCAAAAAGCGAAAGAAACAGGAATGTCTCATGAATTTATAGAAAAAGTATTCAAAGCAATTCACGAAGAATCTATTGAAGTACAGAATAATATCATGATTGAAAGATAATAGATAACAGCGATCAGGATCAGGATTAGGGAGAAGTCCTCCCAAGTTTTACTGATGAAGCGCTCTGTTAGTAATAATAGGGCTTAGGGAATCTGGATTAAACGAAAATTGTAGCATTTGTTTTCAACTATATCCTAAACCCTAAGCCCTAATTTCTTATATTTGCACCAGCATTATCTATGAAAGGAAAAATCATCAAATCTACAGGCAGTTGGTACCAGGTTTTGGAATTGGAAACTAATAAAATTTTCGAAGCCAGAATCCGGGGGAAGTTCAAACTGATCAAAACAAGGCTTACCAATCCGCTTGCTGTTGGAGATTTTGTTGAGTTCCAGCTGGAACAGGATGATATCGCGTGGATTACCAAAATTGATCCCCGCAGAAATTATCTGATCAGAAAATCGGTAAACCTATCCAAAGAAGCCCATATTATTGCTTCCAATATCGATCTGGCATGTTTTATCTTTACGCTGAAACATCCGGAAACTTCACTTGGTTTTCTGGACCGGTTCTTAGCCTGCTGTGAAGCTTATAATATCACCCCTCTGATTCTGTTCAATAAAATGGATGTGCTGCATGAAGAAGAAATTGAGATCGTAAAAGATATTGAATTTCTTTATCAGGAAATAGGATATGATACTTTAGAAATTTCATCTTACTCCAGGTTGAATCTTGATCAGCTTAAGGAACTTCTTAAAGATAAGACTTCTGTATTCTTCGGTCATTCGGGTTGTGGAAAATCTACACTGGTGAACGCATTGCAGCCGGGCCTTAATCTGAAAACTTCTGAAATATCAGACACTCATCTTAAAGGGAAGCATACCACCACTTTTGCCCAGATGCACTTTTGGGATTTTGGTGGAAATGTTATTGACACACCGGGAGTACGCGAGTTTGCGATGATTGACATCGAAAAAGAAGAGGTACAGCATTATTTTCCCGAAATCTTCAAAAAAAGAGAAGAGTGTAAATTTCATAACTGTCTTCATATTAATGAGCCAAAATGTGCCGTTACCGAAGCTCTGGAAACCGGAGAAATTCAGCATTCCCGTTATTCCACGTATATAAAACTAATGGAAGAAGCAGAAGAAGCCTCTCAAAAATAATCAGATTTTTATTCTTACATGATCATAGCAGATTATACAAATAATCTGTACTTATTCCCCCTGCATATTTCCCGGAAGAAAATTTTATCTGAACAGGCTGCATTTTTATAAAAAATAGGAATGTCCATTTTATTTTTTTAATCAAAAAAAAACTAATTTTAGAATAACTCCACTTTTTGGCATTGAAAATTTGTCATATTCTGCCTTTTTTTGATACCCGGAAATGGATTGAGAACTGCTTTTTGAAAAAAAAATATTTTTTTTTCATTATTTCATTGATTGAAATAGAAGCAATACCCTGTAAATATGATTTTATATGGTTTTTAATTTTATCAAATCCGCAATAAAATCACTGAATTATTGCAAATAAAAAACCCAGCCGAAGCTGGGTAAAAACTAATAACCATGAAAACTCAAATTAAACATGAGAATCGCAATAGAATAAACAATTACTGTGCCAAAGTTTAATCTGTCATTTCTTAATAAAAGTTATTTTTATGTTAAAAAAAATTTAAAATAAAAATCAAAGATATTTTTTGTAATTTTGCGCCATTAAAAAAATATACATTTATGTCTAACATTACATTCACTATGATTAAGCCTGATGCAGTTGCTGACGGACATATCGGTGCTATATTAGGTAAGATTGCAGAAGGAGGTTTTAAAATCAAAGCTTTAAAATTAACTCAGCTTACAGTGGCTGATGCTAAAAAATTCTATGAAGTACATGCTGAAAGACCATTTTATGGGGAGCTGGTAGAATTCATGAGCTCAGGACCTATCGTAGCTGCTGTTTTAGAAAAAGAAAATGCAGTTGAAGACTTTAGAACATTAATCGGTTCTACAAACCCTGCAGAAGCAGCAGAAGGTACGATCAGAAAAATGTTTGCAAGAAGCATTGGTGAGAACGCTGTTCACGGATCAGATTCTAACGAGAATGCTCTTATCGAAGCTCAGTTCCATTTTTCTGGAAGAGAGATTTTCTAAGAAATTTCCTAACGAAATAAAAAATCCGGAGAATTTCTCCGGATTTTGTTTTTACACCAGGTCAGATCGCTTTACCTACAGCATTATGCACCTGGAAATCCGGCGGCTGAAGGTTTAAAGATTATTCTCTATTGCACCGATCTTTTCCCTGTAAAGCTCTAAAGGCTTATCCAGCAATACTGCAATGACCGTAATATTCTTATCAAGCCTATCCTTGGGAATATCAATATAAATAATTCCAGGCCTGTCACTCCAGTAAAGTTTATTGTAAATTTCATGATTAAGTAAGGTTCCTTCACCTACAATTCTTATTCTGGCAATTCCGTTTTTGATTCCTTTCAAAGCGATGGGGCCTGTCGGTTCGCCTTCTACAAAAAGATAGAGGGTCTGTTTATCCTTTGAAAGAGTGCTCATACCGGAATAATGCCCGTCCGGCAATCCTTTGCCGGTCTCAAATAAAGCTTCCGCATGTGTACTGATCCATTGCTGTGTTTCAGGGTTGCTTTGCGGTGTTTTGGGCAGCTGCATATCAAGTCCGTCTTGGGTAAGTCCGGAATTCATGAATATATTTTCTCCCCGATGCAGGGTTTCAGCGATGTCATATGCTGCCGATTGAACATTTTTTTGAGCCAGTAATTCGGAAAGCGTATATTGTTCCTTTTTTAAATCTTTGACAAATACAGGCGGCTGATCAAAAGTAAGCTCAACAACAGTAACATCCTGATCAAATTTTACTTTTGAAAAATGAAGTGTCAGTGTCTTTTTGTCACTATAATCACTATTAATGACAGCCTGGCCGTTTCCAACGATTTTAACGGAGGTGGGTTTTGTTGCGAGCCCGTAGATTTTAGTCAGACTTTTGGCTTCTTCCAAATAAAGAAATAAAGACTTTTTGGCTTCGGAAAAAGAAGATTTGCCTTTGTAATTTTCAAAGGGGATTCCCCGGTCTGTGCCATACACTGCTCTTTTGTTTTTTGAAACCCATCTTCCGAGATTCTTTAGAATTTCAACCTGCTTTTCAGGAAGACTTCCATCTGCTTTTGGCCCTATATCAAGCAGTAAATTACCACCCATGCTGATGACATCTGCAAGTGTCCGGACCATCATATTGGGGGTTTTATAATGGGTGTCATAGGGCTGGTATCCCCACGAGTCATTCATGGTATAGCAGAGTTCCCAGTACGGGTTTTGAGGGGCAATAACCGGGATTCCCTGTTCCGGAGTATCATAGTCTCCATGATTATTAAGCCTTGAATTGATAATGATGTCGGGATTATATTGCCTTAAAATATCCAGGGTCTGAGAAGCTTTCCATTCTTCAGAGGTATGCTCCCAGTCACCATCAAACCATAACAGATCCGGTTTGTATCGGGAAGAGAGCTCATTCAGCTGAGTTTGATAATAATGTATAAAACTTTGCCAGCGTTTCGGTTCATTTTTTATTTCATACCTTTTTTTTGTCCGGGTATTGATATCGTAATAAGGATGGCTCCAGTCGGGAAGAGAAAAATAGAGTCCGGTTTTTAATCCTGACTTTTTAAGATTTGATATAAAAGGACTTAAGACATCTTTTTTGGCAAGAGAATGATCAGGGATCGTGATTGCTTTTTCTCCCTTTGAGTTCCAGAGAGATACGCCGTCATGATGTTTGGAGGTGATAACCGCATATTGTGCCCCGGATTCCTTGATCAGTTCCACCCACTGGTCCGGCCGGTATTTTGAAGCTGAAAATCCGTTCAGCTGTTTCATGTAATTTTCATGGTTAATATAATTGTTGAAGAATGACCATGATTCGGAAATTCCATTGACGGAATAAATTCCCCAATGAATAAAAATACCCAGCTTGGCATTTTTGAACCATTCCATCTTCTTTTGGGGCTCTGCCGATTGGGCTTTTACAGTGATGCTGTGTGATAGTATTAACCCGAGGATTACAGCTTTGATCAGTCTGTTTCTCATTTGTTTTTTTAATGATAAATATAAACAAAGGCAGCCTATTTTTAATCATTTAAACAAAATCTTACCTCAATAAAAAACATAAATCATGAAACTGAACCTTCAAACGTAAATTATTGTATTTTTAACAGGAAATAATGGAACATTTATTATAAAAATTCCTTTAAAAAGAAGGCTACGGAAATTCCAACGGTATTAACGGCCTGTTTATTAGCGGCAGGAGTGTTCCATTAAGGTATTCTGACGATTAACCATCAACCAAAATATATGAAAATGACCACTTTATTATTACTTATTACAGCTGTGCTTACTGCTTTAATCGGAGGGCTCTTCTATGCCTATTCCTGTTCTGTTGTTCTCGGATTGGGAAAACTGTCTGATACGGAATATATAAAGGCGATGCAGAGCATCAACAGGGAAATCCTTAATCCTGTGTTTTTTATGAGTTTTATAGGGACTGCGGTTCTTCTTCCTGTCTCTACATTTGTGTTCCGCGGACAGCAGCCTGTATTTATTTTTCTTTTACTGGCAACATTGGCTTATCTCATAGGCGTTTTTGGAGTTACGGCAGTTGGAAATGTCCCGATGAATGATATGCTTGATCGATTTGATATCTCAGGCTCTACGGCAGATGCCATTCGGCAGATGCGCGAAAGTTTTGAAAATAAATGGAATTTTTTAAATAACATAAGATCCCTGTTCTCTGTGGTCAGTATTGCCCTGGTAGTTTGTGCATGTATTTGGAACAGGGAAGTATAAGCGTAAGTAAAAATACCCATTGGTAAATTCGGTATTTCTACTGATGGTTATATAAGACTTTATGCAGATCTTTGTGTTGTTATCAAGAGCAGCTAAAAGATAAACGAATAGAAAGCTAATAACCACATCAATTCAAAATTCCAAAAATGAGAAAAGGCGGTTTGTGAGAACCGCCTTTTTTCTGTATAGTTGAGAATGATTTTAAATCTTTAAAAGCTCAATGGTTCTTTCCGGGCTTTCAGCAGAGAATACTGCATTTCCGGCCACTAATACGTCAGCTCCCGCTTCAAAAAGTTTTGATGCATTATCAAGATTTACACCTCCGTCTATTTCAATAAGTGCGGTAGAATTATTGCTTAAGATCAGGTCTTTGGTCTCTGCAATTTTTTTATAGGTGTTTTCAATGAATTTCTGTCCCCCGAATCCAGGGTTTACACTCATTAATAATACAAGATCCACATCTGCAATAATGTCTTCAAGCATTAAAACCGGAGTGGAAGGATTTAAAACAACACCGGCTTTAGCCCCTCTGCTCTGGATATGGTGAATTGTTCTGTGAAGGTGAGTACATGCTTCATAATGTACGGAAATCAGGTCTGCGCCATGATTGATAAATTCGTCAACGTATTTTTCAGGTTCTACGATCATTAAATGTACATCTACAAATTTTTTAGCATGCTGCTGAACGGTTTTCATTACAGGGAAACCGAATGAAATGTTAGGGACAAATCTCCCGTCCATTACGTCAATATGAAACCAGTCTGCCTGAGATCTGTTCAGCATTTCAATGTCTCTTTGCAGATTCCCAAAGTCTGCAGATAAAAGGGAAGGAGCAATAAGCTTCGTTTTCATTTTTACTTTATATTAGATATTTAGAGTCAAGAGCCAGGAACCAAGAGATGAGTTGTGAACATATAGTGCACTTTAACATCTATTTTAGGAGTCTTGAATCTTGTGTCTTTCCTCTTGATTCTATTAATGATACTTCAGTTTCATTTCCGGTTTGATGTTCAGAATCGTTTCGTAGATCAGTTTGATAACATTCCCCACATCTTCTTTAGAAACCATTTCTACCGTTGTATGCATATAGCGCAAAGGTAAGGAAATTAAAGCACTTGGTACACCGCCGTTAGAATGGGCAAAAGCATCCGTATCTGTGCCTGTCGCTCTGCTTGCTGCCGCTCTCTGGAAAGGGATCTTTTTTGTTTTGGCGGTATTAATGATCAGTTCCCTGATCGTGTGGTGTACACTTGGAGCAAAGAATACAACAGGCCCTGCACCACATTTCTGATCTCCTTCTTTTTTCTTCTCAATCATTGGGGTAGTGGTATCGTGGGTAACATCCGTTACAATGGCAATATTAGGCTTAATGGTATCGGCAATCATATCGGCACCGTATAATCCTACTTCTTCCTGAACAGAATTGGTGATGTAAAGCCCAAACGGAATTGTTTTTTTGTTTTCTTTCAGAAGTCTTGCTACTTCAGCGATCATAAACCCTCCGATCCTGTTGTCCAGTGCTCTGCAGACAAAATACCTGTTATTCATCTCGAAGAATTCGTCCGGATAGGTGATCATGCATCCTACGAAAATTCCCATTTCTTCCACTTCTTTTTTAGAAGTGGCCCCGCAGTCGATGAAAATATTCTCAATTTTCGGGGTAGGTTCATTCTGGTTGGTTCTGGTGTGGATGGCCGGCCATCCGAATACTCCCTTTACAATTCCTTGTTCTCCATGGATGTGAACTACTTTTGAAGGGGCAATGTTTGATCCGACCCTCCGTTTCTGATCACATAGATCAATCCTTCATCCGTAATATAATTGATGTACCATGAAATTTCGTCAGCATGAGCTTCAATCACTACTTTAAATTCAGCTTCGGGATTTATTATACCATAACAGGTTCCGTAATGATCCACTTCAATTTTGTCTACATA contains:
- a CDS encoding aminotransferase class I/II-fold pyridoxal phosphate-dependent enzyme; amino-acid sequence: MSIDFTTATFKDFENIPDYDIAQRADYFYEFLDHMTARGHNNYRLKNTSGSNATLNIDIADHNKEYISFVSSDYLGFSQHPKVKRAAIEGIEKYGTGTGASPLIGGYFDYHNVLEKKIAQFFGRNEEEVVLFTTGYAANSATLQILMQKEDIAILDMGVHASVHEGCAFTNKKTFPHNNLEALEHILKMSESMYRTKLVIIDGVYSQEGDTSRASEIYDLVKKYNAYLMVDDAHGVGVLGETGRGALEYDDLLQKVDFIAGTSSKTFGNLGGYMITNKKIASFLKFQSRQHIFSVTAPPSSAGIVKAIDLIDEEPFWKDKLWNNINYFKKGLDDLGLDTGITCSAIIPVKIGDQSKMWDIGRILIEEGVYTNPIMYPAVPRKDARIRMTVTARHEKEHLDKTLNVFDDINKKLHIAKK
- a CDS encoding TetR/AcrR family transcriptional regulator, which codes for MPRKVVQGPIRDKEKTKQKLLAAVGKILRVKGYSGLKVSKIAAVAGFDKKLIYEYFGSTDKLIDEYIKSQDYWSKFSPNIEEEIQVGKGKDALTQGILTQFESLKKNKELQKIILWELSESKPILKNILKQREEVAANLFENVTDPYFGENATNVRAMLALIAAGVYYLNLFPAYNGTEFCGIDMRTEEGRGEVEKVIVEIIDYYYQTKQSKK
- the dnaX gene encoding DNA polymerase III subunit gamma/tau, producing MENFIVSARKYRPQEFDTVVGQSHITDTLEHAIEESQLAQALLFCGPRGVGKTTCARILARKINEKDGSVSEDGFAYNIYELDAASNNSVDDIRELIDQVRFAPQVGKYKVYIIDEVHMLSSAAFNAFLKTLEEPPAHAIFILATTEKHKIIPTILSRCQIYDFKRIIIEDIQGHLRNIAQKENIQYEDDALYLIAQKADGALRDALSIFDRLSTFSQKNITLAKAAEVLNILDYDQYLNIVDLAKENKIPEVLFALNEIVKKGFDPHIFIAGLGNHFRDLMMAQNAATIELIEVGEKTKARFVEQSQKWNAQQLIDAIEICNHADINYKNSKNPRLTVEIALMQLASLTANSGDTKKKSS
- a CDS encoding chorismate mutase, with the translated sequence MNLKELKNDWINGLTQPLMIAGPCSAESEAQMLETAKRIKESNAQVSVFRAGIWKPRTKPNGFEGVGVIGLNWLKKVKEEYGFKTATEVANAHHVFAALEADVDVLWIGARSTVNPFTVQEIAMALRGTDKPVFVKNPVNPDLALWIGALERLLGQDIKNLGVIHRGFSTYQKTKYRNNPNWQIALDFKSQFPNIPMLIDPSHICGNRTGLADITQEALNVGYQGAIIETHSNPDEAWSDAAQQITPEVLAELIGNLKVRNPNLAGFEGEMGRHRTLISDIDFQLIELLSQRMKISEKIGKLKKENDIAIFQPERWKVITEYASQKAKETGMSHEFIEKVFKAIHEESIEVQNNIMIER
- the rsgA gene encoding ribosome small subunit-dependent GTPase A, translated to MKGKIIKSTGSWYQVLELETNKIFEARIRGKFKLIKTRLTNPLAVGDFVEFQLEQDDIAWITKIDPRRNYLIRKSVNLSKEAHIIASNIDLACFIFTLKHPETSLGFLDRFLACCEAYNITPLILFNKMDVLHEEEIEIVKDIEFLYQEIGYDTLEISSYSRLNLDQLKELLKDKTSVFFGHSGCGKSTLVNALQPGLNLKTSEISDTHLKGKHTTTFAQMHFWDFGGNVIDTPGVREFAMIDIEKEEVQHYFPEIFKKREECKFHNCLHINEPKCAVTEALETGEIQHSRYSTYIKLMEEAEEASQK
- a CDS encoding nucleoside-diphosphate kinase; amino-acid sequence: MSNITFTMIKPDAVADGHIGAILGKIAEGGFKIKALKLTQLTVADAKKFYEVHAERPFYGELVEFMSSGPIVAAVLEKENAVEDFRTLIGSTNPAEAAEGTIRKMFARSIGENAVHGSDSNENALIEAQFHFSGREIF
- a CDS encoding alpha-L-fucosidase translates to MRNRLIKAVILGLILSHSITVKAQSAEPQKKMEWFKNAKLGIFIHWGIYSVNGISESWSFFNNYINHENYMKQLNGFSASKYRPDQWVELIKESGAQYAVITSKHHDGVSLWNSKGEKAITIPDHSLAKKDVLSPFISNLKKSGLKTGLYFSLPDWSHPYYDINTRTKKRYEIKNEPKRWQSFIHYYQTQLNELSSRYKPDLLWFDGDWEHTSEEWKASQTLDILRQYNPDIIINSRLNNHGDYDTPEQGIPVIAPQNPYWELCYTMNDSWGYQPYDTHYKTPNMMVRTLADVISMGGNLLLDIGPKADGSLPEKQVEILKNLGRWVSKNKRAVYGTDRGIPFENYKGKSSFSEAKKSLFLYLEEAKSLTKIYGLATKPTSVKIVGNGQAVINSDYSDKKTLTLHFSKVKFDQDVTVVELTFDQPPVFVKDLKKEQYTLSELLAQKNVQSAAYDIAETLHRGENIFMNSGLTQDGLDMQLPKTPQSNPETQQWISTHAEALFETGKGLPDGHYSGMSTLSKDKQTLYLFVEGEPTGPIALKGIKNGIARIRIVGEGTLLNHEIYNKLYWSDRPGIIYIDIPKDRLDKNITVIAVLLDKPLELYREKIGAIENNL
- a CDS encoding anthrone oxygenase family protein, with protein sequence MTTLLLLITAVLTALIGGLFYAYSCSVVLGLGKLSDTEYIKAMQSINREILNPVFFMSFIGTAVLLPVSTFVFRGQQPVFIFLLLATLAYLIGVFGVTAVGNVPMNDMLDRFDISGSTADAIRQMRESFENKWNFLNNIRSLFSVVSIALVVCACIWNREV
- the rpe gene encoding ribulose-phosphate 3-epimerase: MKTKLIAPSLLSADFGNLQRDIEMLNRSQADWFHIDVMDGRFVPNISFGFPVMKTVQQHAKKFVDVHLMIVEPEKYVDEFINHGADLISVHYEACTHLHRTIHHIQSRGAKAGVVLNPSTPVLMLEDIIADVDLVLLMSVNPGFGGQKFIENTYKKIAETKDLILSNNSTALIEIDGGVNLDNASKLFEAGADVLVAGNAVFSAESPERTIELLKI